In Achromobacter spanius, the following proteins share a genomic window:
- a CDS encoding MFS transporter, whose amino-acid sequence MSASLVSVDKAIQVAGVGKFQYRLFVIFGLVWMADAMQVLSIGFSAPSIAKTFGITVPQALQTGTLFFIGMLIGAFMFGRMADRIGRRPVLMIAVVIDACAGVASAFAPEFTWLLFLRFLTGIGVGGTLPVDYTMMAEFLPSARRGRWLVLLESFWAVGTIFLALLALAAVSWGDDAWRVIFFVTGLPALIGVVLRFYIPESPMYLNRNGKSDQARKVLERVARVNRRDVEVPALQPETPVHKSIFALFSSSYRRRSIGLLLAWALISIAYYGVFVYLPIKLSTAGFAFMRGQEFLVLLALVQLPGFALSAYGVERWGRKPTLIGFLILSAVGCMLYSLGTAPAVVIGSTLLMSFSLLGTWGALYAFTPEVYPTDLRASGMGMAGAVARFGGLFAPAIIAPIMTSHFTLSLVVLSSMLLAGAVAIASVDVESRNRALD is encoded by the coding sequence ATGTCAGCTTCATTGGTTTCCGTGGACAAAGCCATTCAGGTGGCGGGCGTCGGCAAGTTTCAATATCGGCTATTCGTGATATTCGGCCTGGTCTGGATGGCCGACGCCATGCAGGTGCTGTCCATCGGCTTTTCCGCGCCGTCCATTGCAAAGACCTTCGGCATCACCGTGCCGCAAGCGCTGCAAACGGGCACGCTCTTCTTCATCGGCATGCTGATCGGCGCCTTCATGTTCGGCCGCATGGCCGACCGTATCGGGCGCCGCCCGGTGTTGATGATCGCGGTGGTCATCGACGCCTGCGCGGGCGTGGCCTCGGCCTTCGCGCCTGAGTTCACGTGGTTGCTGTTCCTGCGCTTCCTGACGGGCATCGGCGTGGGCGGCACGCTGCCGGTGGACTACACGATGATGGCCGAGTTCCTGCCCAGCGCCCGCCGTGGCCGCTGGCTGGTGCTGCTGGAATCGTTCTGGGCCGTGGGCACCATCTTTCTGGCGCTGCTGGCCTTGGCGGCCGTGTCCTGGGGCGACGACGCCTGGCGCGTGATCTTCTTCGTCACCGGCCTGCCCGCCTTGATTGGTGTGGTCTTGCGCTTCTACATCCCTGAATCGCCGATGTACTTGAACCGCAACGGCAAATCAGACCAGGCGCGCAAGGTGCTGGAACGGGTGGCGCGCGTGAACCGCCGCGACGTCGAAGTGCCCGCGCTGCAACCGGAAACGCCTGTCCATAAATCCATCTTCGCCTTGTTCTCGTCCAGCTACCGCCGCCGCAGCATCGGGCTGTTGCTGGCGTGGGCGCTGATCTCCATTGCGTACTACGGCGTGTTCGTCTATCTGCCCATCAAGCTCAGCACCGCCGGCTTCGCCTTCATGCGCGGCCAGGAATTCCTGGTGCTGTTGGCGCTGGTGCAGTTGCCGGGCTTTGCGCTGTCGGCCTATGGCGTGGAACGCTGGGGCCGCAAGCCCACGCTGATCGGCTTTTTGATCTTGAGCGCCGTCGGCTGCATGCTCTACAGCCTGGGCACCGCACCCGCCGTGGTGATCGGTTCCACCTTGCTGATGAGCTTCTCGCTGCTGGGCACGTGGGGCGCGCTGTATGCCTTCACGCCCGAGGTCTACCCGACAGACCTGCGCGCCAGCGGCATGGGCATGGCGGGGGCCGTGGCGCGTTTTGGTGGGCTGTTCGCACCGGCCATCATCGCGCCCATCATGACCAGCCACTTCACGCTGTCGCTGGTGGTGCTGTCCAGCATGCTGCTGGCGGGTGCGGTAGCGATTGCGTCAGTGGACGTGGAATCGCGTAACCGCGCGCTGGATTGA